DNA from Monomorium pharaonis isolate MP-MQ-018 unplaced genomic scaffold, ASM1337386v2 scaffold_53, whole genome shotgun sequence:
CACCCAAAGAATTGATTCAATACCTTAAAAGAGATGTGATGAAAATTGAATACAATCGCATTTCCTATCAACGTTTTAATCAGAACATTTGTGGACAATTATGTTTACAGTTTCTCCATACGGTAGATGATCGATATGGATTTAAATGATGACATTCCACTAGTAGCAACCAGTATTTGTTTGACAGTTTGCAAACATGTCTCTAACGCTTACGTTGACTGGCAACAGTAGCATCCTTACGGTGAGCTACTTTCCCGCTATAGATTTGAGCGATGATTATTATGAACTTGGTTTAACAGATTTCGAAACGTACAATATGATACCAAATGTAAATtcgtcaaataataaattttactatggCACTAATGACAATGAAATTGTGATTCCGGAAGGCTCATATGAATTGCATGCTATAAATGGATATTTAAAACGcacaattttacattctcAAGAAACAGTACGCCCCAAAAACAATCTATATGGGTATGATGAGGATGAATATCCCATAATAATTCGTGCTAATCATAATACGATGAAAAGTGaattaaaatgtgttcacagaataaattttagcaaacCAAACAACATTGGTTCGCTTTTGGGATTTTCATCGAATCGTATATTAGAACCACAACAATGGCATGAATCAGACGCatcgattaaaattattaatgtgaaTATTATTCGTGTAGAATGCAGCATCGTCAGTGGTGCGTACAGCAACAGTACTCGTGTACACACGATACATGAATTTTCGCCTAAAGTATCGccaggatataagatatcggaaaCGCCTGCACATGTCATTTACCTTCCAATCATCGCACAGCACATTACCGATTTGACGGTGCGTATCGTTGATCAAGAAGGACGATTGCTTGATTTTCGAGGCGAAGAAATTACCGTCAGACTGCACGTGCGACGACGACAACGTTAATACGAATTGCATATTTTGGAAACACCTGAGATGCTTGTACTACATGAGACAGATCAGGTGATATgtatgagaaaaaattgtatcgcaCAAAAACAAACGACTGCAAACAATAGTGGttttatgaaaagaaaagaactcAGTACgacaaatattgaatttttgaaatctcTGGGATTCATCGTAAGAAACAAGCGAGATGATTGACATTTTGAACATTGAAAGTGAACCGGTCTTTGACAATCGCATTGTCAAGATTgagacacacacatacaatccATATGCTAACACAACGTTTGGTCACAGCGATGAGATACGAATACCTATACAACAGCaggatttatacacgttaccATGTGAGAGTTATCTGTATGTTGAGGGGAAGGTAACAAAACAAGCAACAGTAGATGGTGCCACTGTAACGTTAGGATATAATTGTGTTGCGTTCATGTTTGACGAGATTCGTTATGAACTGGATGGTGTGGAGATTGATCGTAACAGAAACATGGGAATAACTTCCACGCTCAAAAACTATGTATCGTTATCTTCAGATAAAAGTGCTATCATGAAAAATGCCGCATGGAATACCATTGACACTGTTTCAGTAGATGGATACTTCAACTTTTGTATACCGCTCAGCATGTTACTGGGATTTTGCGAAGATTACAAGCGTGTAGTGATTAACGCACGTcacgaattaattttattacgatcGCGTAGCGATAATAACAGTCTGCTAGGATCTTCAGCGTTGCATCCTAAGATTGAATTATTCAAGATACAATGGCGAATGCCTCACGTAATTTTGAATGATATCAATAAACTTTGCTTGTTAAAAACTTTAGAGACCGGACGATACATGAGTTTGAGTTTCCGTTCATGGGATCTGTATGAATTTCCTCTGCTGCAAAGCACGACCAAACACTTGTGGACCGTTAAAACAGCCACTAATTTAGAAAAACCGCGATATGTTATCTTTGCGATGCAGACTGGTCGGAAGAACGTAATGTCGGAAAATATAACTCAATTCGACAACTGCAATTTGATCAACGTGAAGCTCTATCTTAATTCAGAGTGTTATCCATACGATgatatgaatttagattttgcaaaaaatagatACGCAATACTTTATGATATGTATAAGTGTTTTCGTAAATCATATTATGGATGCAACAGTACTGAGGTATGGTTAACAACTACCGACTTTCTGGAGCAAGGTCCATTCGTGGTTATCGATTGTTCGCGTCAAAATGAGTCTGTCAAGAGTACCACTGTAGATGTGCGATTAGAATTTGAATGTAAAGAGAATTTACCAGCGAATACAACCGCGTATTGTCTAATCCTGCACGATCGTGTAGTTGAATACAGCCCACTAACCAATATAGTGCGCAAAAtcaactaataataataatttaaaaaaaaacaatagcaACGCTGcagatgtatgtatgtgtgtgacaAAGAgtgataaaaacattatccATAGCACATTCAGTTTATTTCTTCTTCTGAACGCGTGCAAGAATACTTCGTCATGGTTGTACCAACGTTTGTGGATTTACAAGGATTCGTTGTTGGAAAGACATTTATCGTGAAGGAAGTAGCGATACTCAGGAATGGAACTGCTCTCTCTCATTATACCTTTACTAGTCCCATACCATGGTATCTTCTCACAAGGTCTGACAAATCAAAAGCTTTCTGGTTGATGGCTAATCATCATGGGCTACGATGGGCTGATGGGATCATTAATTACAGCAGAGCCAAAAGTTTGATTACGGCAGCTGTGGTGGGTAATATGTATGAAAAACTGGAAAATGATGCATTTCGACTTATATACGTGAAAGGATGTGAAAAGCGGAAATGGTTGACAAATCTTCTGGATGACAATCTGAAAAGTAACCTGATCATTAAAACCTTAGATGCGGATTATGAGGATTGTCCTTCTCTAGACAAACtggatgcagataatattttacgatGTAATAATCACATAAAGCATTGCGCGCtgcaaaatgtattaaaaatattcaattggTGGTCTCAAcgtcaaataaaattgtacaatgtttagtattgaaataaatatttatttgttttaaatgtgCATATGTGTTTTTCTCTCATTTCTTTAccctttaaatatttacattatgtaGCGTAATAATTCTTcttatacaaacaaaaaatttaaggtACATCTATAAGATGACCTAcactgtaaagaaaaaaaatacggaTCCAACCGTCGGAGATAATCTTTTCAAAGAAAGGATGGGAAAagtaacaaaagtataaacTTTGCGTATTATTCTTcatgtatattacatttcatgtattatataaaacaaatttattttcatacataatattttttcagaataaCATTTGTCAGTTCATAGCttcatacataatatttttcacgcCACATGCTAATAGCTCGCAATCAATGAGTGACTCACAGTCGTAGTCATCGCTTTTTCGTATCGCTTTTACCGCATAGCTCATGTCGGTAATATTCTTTTCACaaagaatatttacaaattttttgaattttgaactAACAAGCTGAGTATTTTCAGACAACCATGCATACATATGATCGATGCAATGTTCATAACTAAATAACATATTCATCGTaacaaatgttaaatacatGCAGATGGTAGTAGTAGACGATgtaagttttacaatttttgaattatttatcttacaaaATTCCATCATCAGATCTCGAATCTGTAGCGGAGAGAACGCTTCATTTTCATACAGAAGTCGTTGGATATCAACACGTTTTCCCATCAGCTCTCTCCAGGTttcaatatgtattaaaaattgattgccACGATTGTCGCCGAGAATTATTTCCACAGTAGGTATAGATCCTACGTTGATGCCaatctctaaatatttatatgatgtTGCAGTTAAAGCGTATTTACGTCCCAGGATTCGAACTGCATAACGCGATTGTGACTCTGGAAcgctataaaaatagaataaaagttaaatacatataaaatttaaaaaacctgTAAAAGTACACATACTTACCTCTCGCATTTTATCTTTGCTGGAGTTTCATCATCCTCATGTTGAACTggtgaataataatttgcacGTTTGGTGTTCACTTCACTAGcgtacattttctttataatatgtgGAAACTCTATATTCTGAACTCTGTATTCATAGAGCGACTAATGAAACAATATGCACAAGAGCTTCTTTTTATTACTACAAAAATCCCCTCTCTTgtcaacatttttgaaaagagAGCATGACAAATATCGATAGCGCATTATCATCACGGAAAAAACTTAGCTTTTACATTTATAGGTTTTTTAACAGATAATTGCATACCTTTCTTAACAAACCtttgttataacatttttaaaaacacgtGTCTAATAATGTCTAATATAAGTTTTGAACAGATAATTGCATTCCTTTTTTACTCACCtttgttataacatttttaaaaacacgtGTCTAATAATGTCTAATATAAGTTTTGAACAGATAATTGCATTCCTTTTTTTACTCACCTTTGTTATGCGATAAGTTAATGTACCTAATGGTACCCTTCACTTAAAAACTAccatatcattaaaaattagtaaattccACCCGATAAGCGTCCCCGCCTCGCGTGACGTTGTCACCCCCGCACCACCAAATACCCCCCCGCCCCGCTCCCCGCGCATTGCCCCCTGGCTCAGAACCGGCCCTATTACCCTACTAACGTATTCGGATCAGGGTACGTATTGCGATCGTGTAATGTTTCCCGTAGGGCGGAAgtgtgaaaagtgaaaagtttcaagttactgtcCCTTTCTATTCAACACCTATAGAAAGGGATAGTTACACGAAACTTTTCACTATTCACGTTCCCTCCCTAAGGAAGAAGTTACATGATCGCTGGCCTGGTCGAGCAAACTGTCATCCGCCTGATCGCACCACGCACTTCGCGTCCGAAAGTAGAGCCGTGAACATCGCAGATACATTGTACGATCAGTCCACGcataagaaagaataaatagtCACATATACTTTTTCTATACAGTGAACACAAAGAACGCcgatttaataatcaaatcctTATCACCACCACAAGCATTGGCGTTCCAAATGCATAAAACAGTTGCTGTAGGTACAcgtaatattatgaaaatctaatatattatgtttagatattaatggtttttctcttaaataccATAACCGACTAAActaaagagttaaaaataccactggttgaaaaaaaatgagacttgttaagagaaaaagaaaaaatacaaaatatacacattatacaatataataatttttgatatagtaTCCTTTAATATAGTAGAAAGTTCAAgcttaaaatgctttttgaaaaatgaaaatgcgaTGATATTCCGCGGTGTTAtagttatttgaaattatgcaaaactttcgtatgcgctaattttgttgaccagtataaacataattatacaaaattaaatgtaatatcatCATATGTTACACATTATacgatcatatataataatatttggagGAGGAaatgatacaattttatctgTATGTAATCATATACAGTTACATATGATTGAAAGATCTGAACAAAtatgattacaaaaatataagactTTATCGGCCCAAAATTcggttattattatatacaattatataaaaatatatatgtatatgtgctattagatcaaaaattatatatacaaattattcgtatttaattattcatatttatatatgatcatattaTGCACgacttttctcaaaattttgaaatataaagatttaaaacaaattacaaactataatatatttagacaGATACATTTCCTTGTAAACAACTTCCTAGCGACCACGGACGCGCGTCTCGCTGGACGGTCTTAATCCGCATCGCGCTACCGCGTTCTTGCCGACATTTGGCGGTAGGCCCGTAACCGAGTTACGGGGGTCTGGTAGGGGCCGGTCTATGTCTACCCCAATTATCCCTCCTCACGTACATTAGCCAATCAGAGGTTAGGAGACCCGTCCGCCACTTTCCCCTTCCCTCTGCCGCCCCCCACCCAACAGGTACTAGCCGCAGTACTACTATATAAAGCCGCTGTACTATTCCGATTCTTCAGACCGTCGTTGTCTGTTCGTCGGGAGACGATAATCGTTGTCGCGATGGATATGTCTGTTATAGAAATCACGCCGGAGGAAGTCGTCGCAGTAGATGAGCCGGGTGCGGAGGATTCCTCCGCGGAGGCCATCAATGCCATTGCGATGGGCACTTACTGTTCATCGGAGTGCATTGCTTCGAGCAACCCATCGCGTCACATTAGCATCCCATTAGGTTCTTATGAGATGCCTAGAAATGTAGAATCGCAAAACGGAGGATCGTACACCGTCTCACACGATCCTCGTATACGTTTTAAAACCTTCATTTTATACGCACTGATCTTAATAATAACCGTCCTACTATGGTTCCTCCTCTTTAAAGTGTtcctaaagtaaaaattatattaacaatttacatctactttactttacatttatatttattatattactttaatttgacATTGATTAGTgggtatttttcatattgtttaCAGCAGAGAACTCTGTAGTTTAGTCTTTACTTTAGCCCTTACAGGTCCGGAAGTCACTTTAGTAACTTTGAACTGTTTCAGTCAGTTTATAGAATCAGTaagtttatagaattttttggtttcaattaacttaataatgttacaatgAATGTTCTCTTTATGTCGGCACGTGTAtcacaattattatgtatttcaaacctttttaaaaagagataaaagaagGCGCcgattgtgtgtgtgtgtgtgcgcgcgcgcgcatctgagaaaaaaactattatattaggtaaattgtctCATTACTATATTGCTTTATTATCTTCTCTACAAAATGATTGATATGaagtaaatgcgccaactGTGCGtcaacattgaaataaaaaaaagatagaccaagtacataaacgcgtgccttcagaaataaatgtaagatcaatacaattagccaagtatatttgaaaaaaagtaatatttatttatttatgaatgatGGATTGTCCAAGTAAAGGAGCTATTGAAAAACGTAGGATTAGAGAATTTCAAAATGCTTGGCTAgatgaaagtatttttaaaggaTGGTTAGCTCCCCATCCTGCTGAAAATAAAGCGCTTTGTATTGCATGCAACAAAACTATCAGATGTTGCAAAACAGATTTGATTAAACATTCACAAACGGTTAAacacattgaaaaaataaattctggtaATTTTAAGGCTACTTTTAAAGATAGTTTATCACATAAAGAACAGGTTAAACgcgcagaaattaaaatagcaaCTTTTATCGCAGAGCATAATGTAGCCTTTCAAGTCGTGGATCATTTAATTCCtttgttaaaagatatttgtataaaacctGAAGTTGTGCAAGACCTTTCGCTGGCTCGACATAAGTGTGcaagtattgttaaaaatattactgcaaaacgtgaaactgaaaaaattgttgaatatttaaaaattagtaaattttccattttgatAGACGAAAGTACGGATATCtctgatacaaaattaatgtgcGTTCTTGTCCGCTACGTATCaccattaaataaaaaaattgtaactcaaatattagaattattaactttagatgCAACAGACTATTccgcgaataaaatttttaaaatgtttaaagaaagtttagaaaaacaaaatattcctattaaaaatattgttggaTTAGCTTGCGATAATGCGTCAGTAATGGTCGGatccaaaaattcttttatgacTCATCTTAAAACGGAAGTGCcagaattaataacaataaattgtatttgccATTCATCCGCGCTTATAGCCAGTAAGGCTTGCGAAAAATTACCTTCTTCTTGCGAAAATTTGATTAGAGGAGTTGCCACTTACATTTCGGGCAGTGCAAAGCGATGTGCGATTTTGGGAGAATtccaagatttttttaatggacaacgaaataaaatattaaaattgtcggAAACAAGATGGTTATCTTTAGAAAAATGCGTTGTTAGACTTTTAGATAACTgggaaatcttaaaaaattattttatgttagcAACAGtagaagataaattaaaatccgcggaaattatattagaacatttaaatgatatttttattaaagcgtATTtgctgtttttaaaatttgcactaaatttttttaataactttaatgtattatttcaatctcgtaatattttaattcataaattatatgaaagcagtcaaaaattaattcgtcaAATAGCCGTAAATTTGGtaaaaattgatgttttagaaaatatttcaactttaGATTTACTAttggataataaagataatataaaacctATAAATGACATAAATGTGGGACCGGATTGTGAATGTCTTTTAGAGACTTTATCTTTCGAATGCGCGCAACAAATTAGATTGAAATgtttggatttttatgttacggcagttcgcgcgcgcgcgagaaatgCTAAAGCGTCTCTaccttataaaaatgaactttttaaacaattaatttttttggatcCTAATATAGCTTTACATAATGAAGGtagacataaaattaaaaatttaacttatattgcTAACCGGGTAgagcataatattaatataacaaaattatcgtttGAATGGACAATTTTACCATTAAGTTTTGATgagcaacaaaaaaaagaattagctTCTTTGCCAATAGATGAAATGTGGGCTAAAATACTACaatctgaaaattttgatGGGACTAAGATGTTCCCAAACTTAGAATTATTAACTCAAGTAGTCCTTTCTTATCCTCATTCTAATGCTGAGGccgaaagaatattttctattgtttcagatgtcaaatgtaaaaaaaggaatcGACTATCAAATGATACTGTTTCCTCAATTTGTGTTATTCGATCTAGTTTACAagctcaaaatataaattgtacaaattttgaaattgacGCGAGGCATTTAGAACTGCataatacacaaaatttatacGGAGAACAATGCACATCtgataatacttaattttttttttttttgttgcatttGTTTGCATTTTTACATCTAGCCTctacttttttatgtatgctatacataatttttaatatttgcgtTTAGAATTTCAGTTTTACTTACATGACtgtgttaataatatattgtagtgACTAAAGCCAAAGATTtaatgtgcaataatttttaataaaaaacaaatttttgtattttaatatccagcctctattttttaatacatgctACATAtgattctaaatattattatttctaaaatcagGTTGAACACGATTGAGGCCAATCCATCACCTTCTCTGACTGTCTAATCTTAGGAATGTTAATTAGTGGCTGCGTTtagcagaaaaagcagctttgcaattgttgtaaaattcttcaacacgATTGGTTTTTGCTCTTAGTTCCTGTTAGATCTAAACGTATAAACCAGTcgtgttgaagaattttacaacagttgcaaagctgctttttctgctgaacgcagccattgattttaatctttttcttcgaATCTGTTATTACCAGTTTGCATATTCTTATTAGCTTTTCCAGTATTTCCAATTTCTGCATTGCCTTCCATATCTCCTTTCTGATAATACTGTTCTGTGTTATATAACTACGTACTGTGATAATATGTGCtacatattgttaaaaattaaagatttaataatttgaattagtATAtagtaattgttatatttgtcatttttaacggatttaataaattaattaaatttaataaataatatataacaagtaaaaattatttttgtaatgtagaagttgtattatattataaattatatttatctataaaacatatttatcattaaattgattacaagtatttttattttattatattttattagtatactactataatattttgtgtctttgtaactttgcaatttcttacgtttatgatattattttgtattttaaagataaattgttGTTTTATGAATACTGGTAAGGTTTTTGGCAGTTTTCCTTACCCTTGCAACAAATGTTggtattctttaatatttctgccaaaaataaaatgttttgtttgtattgttaaatatttgaaattatttcaacacctattttccttttaatattttttattatagaataaaataatttcttataattatatgtgaaaGTATATCtgtgtgtaaatatatgtatatatatatttgtacgtTGAGAGCGTATGTGCGTAtctgtacataaatatatctgctatttctttttattcaaaaaat
Protein-coding regions in this window:
- the LOC118648599 gene encoding uncharacterized protein LOC118648599; translation: MIDILNIESEPVFDNRIVKIETHTYNPYANTTFGHSDEIRIPIQQQDLYTLPCESYLYVEGKVTKQATVDGATVTLGYNCVAFMFDEIRYELDGVEIDRNRNMGITSTLKNYVSLSSDKSAIMKNAAWNTIDTVSVDGYFNFCIPLSMLLGFCEDYKRVVINARHELILLRSRSDNNSLLGSSALHPKIELFKIQWRMPHVILNDINKLCLLKTLETGRYMSLSFRSWDLYEFPLLQSTTKHLWTVKTATNLEKPRYVIFAMQTGRKNVMSENITQFDNCNLINVKLYLNSECYPYDDMNLDFAKNRYAILYDMYKCFRKSYYGCNSTEVWLTTTDFLEQGPFVVIDCSRQNESVKSTTVDVRLEFECKENLPANTTAYCLILHDRVVEYSPLTNIVRKIN